A part of Terriglobus roseus genomic DNA contains:
- a CDS encoding sugar phosphate isomerase/epimerase family protein — MQNETEWGMSRRSLLLGAAMAGAAQAFGTTMRAESTRNITPTPPAGPLKVSIFSKHLQFMPIGEAAIAAKDMGFDAIDMTVRAEGHVLPENVTTDLPKAVAAVRKAGLEVSMVSTEITPATMPMAKKILEAAAGEGIHHYRWGGLKYETNKPIVAQLDAMRPGVRALADLSQKTGVAAMYHTHSGPEAIGATIWDLWEMFRGIDPKWFGFNYDIGHATVEGGYGGWICTSKLSADWMRGIALKDFLWARNEKGSTHADPYDKSLGAAGAFVPHWCPINEGMVHFDQFLGIVKAQNFNGPLQLHFEYPLGGAENGKTTLTLPREQVLATMKKDLQAVRAHLAKQGLA, encoded by the coding sequence ATGCAGAACGAAACAGAATGGGGAATGTCACGCCGATCGCTTCTGCTGGGCGCAGCCATGGCAGGCGCAGCACAGGCTTTTGGAACAACGATGCGTGCTGAATCCACACGCAACATCACACCTACACCACCCGCCGGCCCGTTGAAGGTTTCCATCTTCTCCAAGCATCTGCAGTTCATGCCCATTGGAGAAGCTGCGATTGCCGCAAAGGACATGGGTTTTGACGCAATCGATATGACCGTGCGCGCAGAAGGCCACGTGCTACCGGAGAACGTCACCACCGATCTGCCGAAGGCCGTTGCTGCTGTGCGCAAAGCCGGACTGGAAGTCTCCATGGTCAGCACGGAGATCACGCCCGCCACCATGCCCATGGCGAAGAAGATTCTGGAAGCAGCCGCCGGCGAAGGCATCCATCACTATCGCTGGGGCGGCCTTAAGTACGAAACGAACAAGCCCATCGTGGCGCAATTGGATGCGATGCGTCCCGGCGTACGCGCACTCGCAGACCTCAGCCAAAAAACCGGCGTTGCCGCTATGTATCACACACACTCCGGCCCGGAAGCCATTGGCGCAACCATCTGGGATCTGTGGGAGATGTTCCGCGGAATCGACCCCAAATGGTTTGGCTTCAACTACGACATAGGCCATGCCACGGTGGAAGGCGGTTACGGCGGATGGATTTGCACCAGCAAACTATCTGCAGACTGGATGCGTGGTATCGCGCTGAAAGACTTCCTGTGGGCGCGCAATGAAAAGGGTTCAACGCATGCAGATCCCTATGACAAGAGCCTCGGCGCCGCTGGCGCATTTGTGCCGCACTGGTGCCCCATCAACGAGGGCATGGTGCACTTCGATCAGTTCCTCGGCATCGTAAAGGCGCAGAACTTCAACGGCCCGCTGCAACTGCACTTTGAATATCCGCTCGGCGGCGCAGAGAACGGCAAGACCACACTCACGCTGCCGCGCGAACAGGTGCTGGCCACTATGAAGAAGGATCTGCAAGCCGTGCGGGCGCACCTCGCAAAGCAGGGACTCGCATGA
- a CDS encoding SDR family NAD(P)-dependent oxidoreductase, with amino-acid sequence MSSLQTQQLNGKIALVTGASSGIGAASAVALAAAGAHVLIHYNTQADEAQKVLEQVRAAGSDGEIVQADLVSWEGTQVLCRYAEGRKIDILVNNAGSLVQRTRVLEFTHELWEKVMMLNLTSAFFLSQAVLRGMSERKSGVIINMSSVAARFGGGLGALAYSSAKAAVSTMTKGLTKEFAPQGVRVNCISPGTVDTGYHRSFSTQEGLDGVRAATPIGRLGTAEEIADLVVFLSSDQATFIHGQVIEINGGFFMA; translated from the coding sequence ATGAGCAGCTTGCAGACACAACAACTGAATGGAAAGATTGCGCTGGTGACCGGCGCCAGCAGCGGCATTGGCGCCGCCTCGGCAGTGGCGTTGGCAGCCGCGGGAGCCCACGTCCTGATCCACTACAACACGCAGGCCGACGAGGCGCAGAAGGTTCTGGAGCAGGTCCGTGCTGCCGGTTCCGATGGCGAGATCGTGCAGGCCGACCTGGTCTCATGGGAGGGAACGCAGGTTCTCTGCCGTTATGCCGAGGGGCGGAAGATCGACATCCTGGTGAACAACGCTGGATCGCTTGTGCAGCGCACGCGCGTGTTGGAATTCACGCATGAGCTTTGGGAGAAGGTGATGATGCTGAATCTCACCAGCGCCTTCTTCCTGTCGCAGGCGGTGCTGCGTGGCATGAGCGAACGCAAGAGCGGCGTGATCATCAACATGTCGTCAGTGGCTGCACGCTTCGGCGGCGGCTTGGGTGCGCTGGCTTATTCGTCGGCGAAGGCTGCGGTTTCGACGATGACGAAGGGGCTGACGAAGGAGTTTGCGCCGCAGGGTGTGCGTGTGAACTGCATCTCGCCTGGCACGGTAGATACGGGTTATCACCGCTCGTTCTCTACGCAGGAAGGCCTGGATGGTGTGCGTGCTGCAACGCCGATCGGCAGGCTGGGAACGGCGGAAGAGATTGCGGATCTGGTGGTGTTTCTGTCCAGCGATCAGGCCACGTTCATCCATGGCCAGGTGATTGAGATCAATGGCGGATTCTTCATGGCGTAA
- a CDS encoding MFS transporter has protein sequence MSTSAITNPSAETTATFTLSRMRWAMLAMAFFATVINYLDRQTLSVMAPVLLDQFHISAGTYSQIIFAFMLAYTIMNGISGPLLDRLGSRKGYSLTIAFWSAAEILTSLTTGAFSLGIYRFLLGMGEAGNYPAGVKVIGEWFPARERSLASGIFNSGAAIGAMLAPPLLAWCAISFGWKASFAIVGVLGFIWIAVWLLIYRTPPVNPAEPTLPAPSVLSLIQDRFVWQFTLSKVFADPVWYFYTFWFPQYLKIGHGYTLAQIGKIGWIPFATAGLGNLAGGFLTALIMKRGINDQTARRISVLFFSACMVCAFPAAMVSSAALSIALISTATFGYSGALANVLAIPRDLYPKNAVASIWGLASMGSGFGGMVFSLCTGWLVDHYSFRPVFMLFGTLPIIAATLVWTLPRIARQRESAPAL, from the coding sequence ATGAGCACATCAGCAATCACCAATCCATCCGCAGAAACAACTGCGACATTCACGTTGAGCCGTATGCGATGGGCCATGCTTGCCATGGCCTTTTTCGCTACGGTGATCAATTACCTGGATCGACAGACGCTCTCCGTTATGGCGCCTGTGCTGTTGGATCAGTTCCACATCTCCGCAGGCACGTACAGCCAAATCATCTTCGCTTTCATGCTGGCGTACACCATCATGAACGGCATCTCCGGGCCGTTGCTGGATCGTCTCGGCAGCCGCAAAGGATATTCGCTAACCATTGCATTCTGGTCTGCCGCAGAGATTCTCACCAGCCTTACCACTGGTGCATTCTCGCTCGGCATCTATCGCTTCCTGCTGGGTATGGGCGAGGCGGGCAACTATCCCGCAGGCGTAAAAGTCATCGGCGAATGGTTCCCCGCACGTGAACGTTCGCTTGCTTCGGGCATCTTCAACAGCGGTGCGGCCATCGGAGCCATGCTCGCACCACCACTGCTCGCGTGGTGTGCCATTAGCTTCGGATGGAAGGCATCGTTCGCCATCGTTGGCGTACTCGGATTCATCTGGATCGCGGTGTGGCTGCTCATCTATCGCACGCCACCCGTCAATCCTGCAGAGCCAACACTTCCCGCGCCATCCGTCCTCTCGCTCATTCAGGATCGCTTCGTGTGGCAGTTCACACTGAGCAAGGTATTCGCGGATCCCGTCTGGTACTTCTACACCTTCTGGTTCCCGCAATACCTGAAGATCGGTCACGGCTACACACTGGCGCAGATTGGAAAGATTGGTTGGATTCCCTTCGCCACCGCAGGCCTTGGCAACCTCGCTGGAGGCTTTCTAACCGCACTCATCATGAAGCGCGGTATTAACGATCAGACGGCACGACGCATCAGCGTTCTGTTCTTCTCCGCATGCATGGTCTGCGCATTTCCGGCGGCCATGGTCAGTAGTGCGGCACTCAGCATCGCACTGATCTCCACGGCTACCTTCGGCTACAGCGGCGCGCTGGCAAACGTACTCGCCATTCCGCGTGACCTGTATCCCAAGAACGCTGTCGCCTCGATCTGGGGTCTGGCCAGCATGGGTTCCGGCTTCGGCGGCATGGTCTTCAGCCTGTGCACCGGATGGCTCGTCGATCACTACTCATTCCGGCCAGTGTTCATGCTGTTTGGAACGCTGCCCATCATCGCAGCAACGCTCGTCTGGACACTGCCGCGCATTGCGCGCCAGCGTGAAAGTGCTCCGGCCCTCTGA